In Helianthus annuus cultivar XRQ/B chromosome 3, HanXRQr2.0-SUNRISE, whole genome shotgun sequence, a single window of DNA contains:
- the LOC110929827 gene encoding scarecrow-like protein 18, with product MLGSSSYSHHDHEHQQNQDQELHLQPDLTSPQPPPAGKELHYHQIPPPSSYLRQLLLACARSISLSDFTTAHHIATVLSSNSSPSGDSSERLIHSFTKALSLRLPPSLSPTSFTDTSANNNDAILQSSYLTLNQITPFIRFTHLTATQAILEAIDQPHQDHIHILDFDIMHGVQWPPLMQAIADHHPPLTLRITAVGTDLDILRKTGDRLSKFAHSLGLRFRFFPLLLTNSINETVDDVINHLSTFDRLPNETLVVNCVLYLHRMLVDRDKVVMLLKKIKSMNPRVVTLAEKEANHNNPLFISRFEEALSYYSAVFESLEVTLPPNSRERMVVEQVWLGREIVDIVVAEGESRRERHERFVSWERMMKIAGFRNVALSPFAVSQAKLLLRLHYPCDGYNLEVANDCLFLGWNNRALFSVSSWH from the coding sequence ATGTTGGGTTCATCATCTTATTCACATCATGATCATGAACACCAACAAAACCAAGATCAAGAACTTCACTTACAACCAGATCTAACATCCCCACAACCACCACCTGCCGGCAAAGAGTTACACTACCACCAGATACCACCACCGTCCAGCTACCTTCGTCAACTCCTGTTAGCCTGTGCACGCTCCATTTCTCTCTCTGACTTCACCACCGCCCACCATATCGCCACCGTCCTCTCCTCCAACTCTTCCCCTTCCGGCGACTCATCGGAAAGATTAATCCATTCTTTCACCAAAGCCCTCTCTCTCCGCCTCCCACCGTCTCTTTCACCCACTAGTTTTACCGACACTTCTGCTAACAATAATGATGCAATTCTACAATCATCATATCTTACTCTCAACCAAATAACACCCTTCATAAGATTCACTCACCTCACTGCCACTCAAGCAATCTTAGAAGCCATTGATCAACCTCACCAAGATCATATTCACATACTGGATTTTGATATCATGCACGGTGTCCAATGGCCGCCGTTAATGCAAGCAATCGCGGACCACCATCCTCCATTAACCCTACGCATCACCGCCGTAGGAACCGACCTTGACATCCTCCGTAAAACCGGCGATCGTCTCTCCAAATTCGCACACTCACTCGGCCTCCGGTTCCGGTTCTTTCCGCTTTTACTTACTAACAGCATTAACGAAACTGTTGATGATGTTATCAACCACCTCTCCACCTTTGACCGGCTTCCTAACGAAACCCTAGTGGTGAACTGTGTGCTTTACCTCCACCGGATGTTGGTAGACCGAGATAAGGTGGTTATGTTGTTGAAAAAGATTAAATCTATGAACCCTAGAGTTGTTACTTTAGCTGAAAAGGAAGCAAACCATAACAACCCTTTATTTATTTCAAGATTTGAGGAGGCTTTGAGTTATTATAGTGCTGTGTTTGAGTCGCTAGAGGTGACGCTGCCGCCGAACAGCAGGGAGCggatggtggtggagcaggtgtgGCTTGGGAGAGAGATTGTGGATATTGTAGTGGCGGAGGGAGAGAGTAGGAGAGAGAGACATGAGAGGTTTGTATCGTGGGAGAGAATGATGAAGATTGCAGGGTTTAGGAATGTTGCTTTAAGTCCGTTTGCTGTTTCGCAAGCTAAATTGTTGTTGAGGCTTCATTATCCTTGTGATGGGTATAATCTTGAGGTTGCGAATGATTGTTTGTTTTTGGGGTGGAATAATCGAGCCCTTTTCTCTGTTTCTTCTTGGCACTAG